In Chitinophaga oryzae, the sequence ACTAAAAAAGATGCATGAGGCGGAAGTATGGCCCTATATCGGTTACGCCGCTATTATCGCCGTGGCGGCCCTGGGTATCCGGCTGGTGCGGGTGTACCTGCAGCAGTTCAACCTGCAAAAGGCTTTCCTGGGCAAGGGTAAGCGCCGTGTCAGTCAACATGCGCTGTTCGATTCGAAGACAAGTTTTATCATTACCTGGTCGGGTATGCGGGGAATCGTTTCGCTGGCCATCGCGCTGGGTTTACCGATAGTGCTGCAAAGCGGGGAACCTTTTCCGATGCGCAACGAGATCATTTTTCTTTCCATAGCCGTGGTATTGTTTTCACTGCTGGGCCAGGGGCTGTCGCTGCCCTGGGTGGTCCGGAAATTCAGCAAATAACAGGATGTCCGGCGATGTCGCCGGTTATTCGTAACTTACAGCTACGAAAGCACTGATATGAAAGCACTGACTTTTTTATTGGCAATATTGATCACCGGTTCTGCCTGTCAGAGCCAGCAGAAAAAACAGCAGCCTATGACAAGCAACGCGCCCGCCAATCCGTATTATTCACGGACAGACACCGAGAAACTGCATGTAACCAATGCCGAATGGAAAAAGGTGCTGCCGCCGGAACTGTATGCGGTGGCGCGCGAGGCTGCAACAGAAAGGCCTTTCACCGGGAAATACTGGGATGCCGACACCAAAGGCTCTTACTATTGCGCCGTATGTGGCAACGCCCTGTTCCGTTCCGACGCCAAGTTTGCCAGCAGTTGCGGGTGGCCCAGCTTCTTCGAGCCTATCCGGACAGCCAGCGTTATCTATAAGGAAGACAATTCCTATGGCATGCACCGGACAGAAGTATTGTGCGGCAGATGTGACTCACATCTCGGCCACATCTTCGACGACGGCCCGCCGCCTACACATAAGCGCTTCTGCATGAACTCCGTATCGCTCGATTTTGAACCGCTGCAGTAATTCTGTCAGCGGTCACGTTCATGGCGTATCACGGCTGTCTTCACCTCGTCACCGGTGATGGTAACGATACTGTATCCAAAATAAGATAGATCTACCTGCACCTCCGTCGCTTCCTTCACGAATTGTGCACCGGTGGCAGGCGTCACCGTCTGGTGAATGTTTTTCTCCACCCGCTGATCGGTGATGTGAAGATGGCCGCAGAAAACATATACGGGGTGCGGATGGTCCAGCAACAAAGCCTTCACTTTTTCCCTTCCCTGCAATGGCTGCAGGCCATCCAGGAATATCGGTATTTCCACTACCGGATGATGCAGGAACAACAACACCTTACCGGCCGTTTTGAGTTCCGCTTCCAGCCATTGCAGCTGGGCAACGGTCATCACCTCACTGGCGGTGTCCAGGAAAATATACCGGAAACCGTCTTTATCTTCACTGTAACACATCGTCCCGTCTACCAGGCCCGGAGGCCGATAGTGCAGGCGTACATCTTCCAGCTTGTCGAAATTACCCAGTATGATGTTGTACTCCGGTGTGTATTGCTGTAAGGCCTCAAAGAGGAAAGTATGCGCAGACGGTTCCCCGATATCCCCTCCTATCACCACTTCCCGGATGCCTTTGCCGGCAATTTCCTGTAAGAGCAATAGCAGGTTTTCACGCGCCGGCACCTGTTGGCCGCGGGTAAATGCATCATCCAGATGCATATCGGTGACAAAAGCGAATGAACGGGTCATATTGAGGTAAAGTTTTTACCGCCTGAATATAGCGTTTAATCCGGTCACCCCAATGTCAAAATACGGCAACGGTTATACGTTATTATACTTCAGCCAGCTTTTTATTGTACCGGTTGCGGTATTCATGTGGCAGCAGGCCTGTCAACAGTTTGAAGGAATTGCGGAAGGTTTTGGTATCCGAGTAACCAACCTCGTACATGATATCATTGATTTTACGGTCGCCGTCTTCCAGGTGTTTTTTGGCAGCCTCGATTTTCACGCGCTGGATATATTCATTCATAGTATTGGAGGTGGCTTTCTTGAAGCGCCGTTCCAGGCTTCTGCGGCCAATGGCCAGCATTTCCGCGAGTGCGTCTACCCTGATTTTTTGCTGGAAGTTGTTCTCGATAAATTCCTGCGCCTGTTTCACCGGTTCGTCATCATGTTCTTTCTGCGCCTGAAAAATGATAAAAGGCAGCTGGGCAGAGCGTTCCAGGTCCACCTGGAAAAATTTGGCGCTGTAAATAGCGGCGTCGCGGCCGGCGTATTTCTCCACGAGGTACACCAACAGGTTTACCAGTGAAAGACCGCCACCGCTGGAATAGATACCGTTTTCATCGGTGATGACTTTTTCCTTCACGAGGTTCACTTCGGGAAACATATCGCGGAACAAATCCGCCGCTTTCCAATGCGTAGTGCATTTTTTCCCTATCAGCAGTCCCGTTTGCGCCAGCAGGAAAGCGCCTATACAAAGACTGGCCACTTCGGCGCCTTTTTCATATTGTTCACGTATCCAGGTAATCAGCTCCCCGTTTCTCGCCAGGTTGTCCTCCACGTTTTTATGTAACGCCGGGATAATAATAAGGTCCGTTTTATGCAGTTCCTGGACAACTGCGTCCGTTTGGATGGTAAACAGCCCGTTGTTCAGCTGGACCGCGCGCCAGGCGCCTACCAGCTTCACTTCGAACAAAGGCGCTTTGCCCTGGCTGACGAGGAAATCATTTACTTCTGTAAAGACATGGCGGGCGACTTCAATACCGGTCATAGCGGCACCGAGTGGAATCACAATAGATACGTGCTTCATAAGACAGCGTTATAAAGTTTGCAGGTTTCTCATTCCATCACAAGATAAAATATTTATCAGAATGATGAAAGCCTTGTTCCATGGACGGAAACCGGTTGTCAGCACATACTTCTGACGAGGTTTCCCAGTTTACGTACGGCCTGCTCCACCTGCCGGTTCCAGTGTTTGTTGCAGCTGACGCGGATATAGTTACGATAGCCGCCGGTGCTGGAAAAGAGCGGTCCCGGTGCGATGTTGATATGATGTTCCAGCGCCAGCTTCTGCAGTTTCAGGGCATCCACCTGCCTGGGCAGTTCCACCCAGAGCACCATACCGCCATCGGGCTGGCTGATCCTTACGCCGGAAGGGAAATACTGTTCGATATACTGGGTAGTCAGCAGCACCTGTTTATGTATGAGCGGCCGCAGTTTACGCAGATGCCGCTGATAGGTGCCGCTGGCCAGCAGGTCGGCCAGCGAGAGCTGCAGCACCGAAGCGGTGGCCACGTTGGTGGTGGCTTTCAGCTGCGCTACTTTTTCCATGAAACGTCCGGGGGCGCACCAGCCGATGCGGAAGCCGGAGGCCACTGTTTTGGAGAACGAAGTACATAACATCACCCACCCATGCCTGTCATACGTTTTAATGGTGGAGGGCCGGGTGGGACCGAAATGCAGTTCGCCGTAGACATCGTCTTCAATGACCGGCAGCTGGCGTTTCCAGGCCATCTCGGCAATCCATTTTTTCTTTTCGTCAGACAACACGACCCCGTTGGGGTTATTGAAATTAGAGATGAACAGGCAGGCGGCGATGTCGTAGGTGTCTACGGTCTCTTCCAGCTGGCGCAGACTGATGCCCTCTTCCGGGTCACAGGGCAGCTCTATCACTTTCAGCTTCAGTTGTTCGAGGCATTGCAGGATGCCATAGTAACAGGGCGATACCACCACCACGGCGTCGCCGGGGTTGGTGACGGCCCGCAGGCACAGGCTCAGCGCTTCGAGGGTACCGTTGGTGACCAGGACATCGTTGGCCGAGAGGCTGCCGTTCCAGTAAAAAGAGAGCCGCGCGATCTGCTCCCGTAACAGGCCGTTGCCAAGGGTCGACTCATATTGCAGATGCGCCCCGGTAAGATCTCGGGAGGCTTTCTGCAAGCTGCGCCGCACCGCATTAAACGGCACCATGTGCGTTTCCAGCGAAGCATTAAAAAAAGAGATAAACCCGGGTGGATAGGGACCTGCATCCACGGGCATTTTGCTGATGATGCGGCTCACGTTCACCTCGCGGATGGCAGGGGCCGCTGTGGTGGCCACCGGCTGTTCTGTATGCCCCGTGGATTTGCGCAGGGGCACATAGCCCGATTTCTCCCTGGAGGCCAGTAATCCTTTATCTATTAATAGAGAATAGGCTTTCAGCGAAGTGCCCACGCTTACCCCGAAATGCCCGCTCACCGCGCGCAGCGAAGGCAGTTTCTCGCCCAGCGGATAAGTCCCATTGTTAATCATGGCTTCTATCCGGTTGGCTATCTCTATGTATTGAAAGTCTTTCATCTGTTATACTAAAATATTCAAAATCTGTATCTGTTACAGTAGCTACAAAGTAAATAATTTTGGGGGAAATAATTGAGCCATGGAAATAATCAACAGCACCGTTACAGACATTGACGATATCTTTTACCTTTATGACGAGGGCACCAAATACCAGCGACAGCAGGGAACAAACCTTTACTGGAAAGGATTTGAGCGATCTGTAGTAGAACAGGAGATCGAACAAAAGCGGCAGTGGAAACTGGTGGTGGACAACAAGACAGTTTGTGTATTTGTCACTACCTTCAGTGATCCGTTGATATGGGGAGAGAAAGACGAGACGCCTTCCCTGTATCTTCACCGTATCGCCACCCATCCGGAATACCGGGGCCGCGGATTTGTGAAACAGATTGTTGACTGGGCAAAACAGTACGGAAGGGAAAACGGCCGGCAGTATCTGCGGCTGGACACCGGCGCCGGTAATGAGAAGCTGAACAACTACTATGTCAGCTGCGGCTTTACCTACCTCGGCGTAGTCTCCATTCCCGATCCGGAGGGATTGCCTGCCCACTACCGGGATGGCGGCTTTGCCACTTTTGAGCTTGTACTCTGACACCTACCTTTACGACTATATGAAAACACACCTTCTATCACTGCTCACGGCCACGGTTATTGCCGGCGCGGCTTCTGCCCAACAGGTGGCGGCTTCCGCCAGCTGCAGGAACGGCGCCTATGCCATGAGCGACGGCAGCCAGCTGATCATCAGTCCTTCCCAGGACAACGACCTCCGTTACCGCCGCCTGGACGGCAGCACCGGACGCCTTTACTTACAGGCCGACAGTAGTTACCTGTCGGGGCCCGGCTGGGCCAATGCCAACAACCCGAACATATTCGCGCGTTTTAGCGGCTGCCCCCATGATTCCCTTTTTTTCCGGCAGGACGGTAAAATGCTGACCGGTAAACGTATACCCCTGCCCGTTATCCCCCTCCGCTTTGATGTAAAGGACGCCGCTGTTTACGGAGAGCTGTTCCTGCCGGCAGACCGTAAGCCGCAGGCGCTGGTGGTGCTGCATTTTGGCTCGGGCGGCGCCTCTGCTGTGGCTACGCACTTTCTCCAGTACATGTTGCCGCTTAACCATATTGCCGTACTGGTATATGATAAAAGAGGCACGGGCAAGTCCACCGGGAAACTGTCCGCCAATTTTCACCTGCTGGCCCAGGATATGGCCACCATCGTAAAGGTGGTGAAAAAGCAGCCGGCCGTCCGTGGCATTCCTACGGGGCTGATGGGCGAAAGCCAGGGCGGGTGGATCGTACCGCTGACCGCTACCCTGACGCCGGTTGATTTTGTCATCGCCAGTTACAGTCTGCTTATCCCGCCGCGGGAAGAGAACCGCCAGGAAGCACTACACGATCTGCAGGAAGGACATTATAGTGACGCAGATATCGCAAAGGCGATGCAGGTTGTAGCGGCCACCGACCAGGTGGTGCGGACCGGCTTCAACGGCGGCCTCGAAGCGGTAGACTCTCTCAGGGCACTGTATGGCAGGGAGCCATGGTTTAAGGCTTTACAGGGAGATTATACCGGCCCTGTGCTGCAGGCCAGCCGTGCGCAGCTGGACACCCTGAAACAGATTTTCCCGACAGATGTTCCTCTGGATTATGACCCCGTGCCTGCGTTCCGGCGCGTAAAAGCCCCTATGCTCTGGGTGATTGCCGGGAAAGACACGGAGGCCCCGAACGGCGGCACCATCGATGTGTTAAAAGACGCGGTCGCCACCCGTAAAAATGTTGACGTAGTGATTTTCCCCCATGCCGACCATGGCATCATTGATGTACAGGATAGTCCGGACGGTCCGGTACTGCTGCAATATTCCGCCGGCTATTTTGATCTCCTGCGTGACTGGATCCTGCGCCACCAGGTCAGCAAACGGTACGGTGAGTCAATTACGAATGACGAATTACGAATTACGAATTGAGGGTTATCTTATAGAGCGGTTCATTAATAACCTTTCCAAAAGGGGGCCCTCAATTCGTAATTCGTAATTGATTGTCGGAATACCCCTTGGCGATTGTCGCAGACCTCCTCTCCTGTTTACAGCTGCAGGGCTACCTTTGCTGCAAGAGTTCATTTTCCATGAGAGCCATTGAAAACATTGCGGTACCGGTCACCGATCAACAGCTGTCCAAACAATTTTACCTGCTGCTGGGCTTTGAGCTGCTGGCGGAAGTAATGTTGCCCGACGGCGACGCCTGGATTCAGCTGGGATTCCGGAACCAGGTCACCACCATTTCGCTGGTGCGGCAATGGCCTTACGGCCGGATGCAGGCAGGCGCCTTACAGGGACTGGTGCTGGAGACGGACAACATCATAAGGGAGAGGGAACGGCTACACCGGGAAGGAGTCAATGTTTCGGCCATCAGCGAATCCGCTTTCGGAAAGGTTTTCTTTTTACAGGACCCCGATCTCAACGGGTTAAGCATCCATGAATTCAGTTATTAAAAGCGCGTCGCACTCCTGCTCCAGCATCTCCCAAAAGATTGATTTTAAATATCATATAAAAAATGTAAAAAAAATGGCGGAAAACTGTCTTATTCATGACAGCCAGGTTGTTATTAAGCTATAAACAACTAAATTTATTGCCATGAAAAATTTCTTATTTCTCTTCAGATCAGATTTCTCCTCTACAGCCAAGCGTTCACCGGAAGAAATGCAGAACAACACTAAAATGTGGATGGACTGGATCGGTGGTATTGCTGCACAGAACAAACTGGCCGATCGCGGCAACCGCCTGGAACAGACCGGCAAGGTAGTCAGGCCCAACAATGTGGTGACCGACGGCCCTTTCACAGAAATTAAGGAAACGCTCGGCGGCTACACCGTAGTACAGGCCAGCTCTCTCGAAGAAGCGGCTGAACTGGCGCAGGGCTGTCCCATACTGGCCTTTGGCGGTAATGTGGAAATCAGGGAAATCAGCGTATTATAATTACGAATTACGAATTACGAATTACGAATTGAGGGCCCCCTTTTGGAACGGTTATTAAATACCCGCTCTATAAAGGAGCCCTCAATTCGTAATTCGTAATTCGTAATTTCACATTATGGAAGATAAAGAACTGCTCCCCCACCTGTTCAGAACGGAATACAGCAAGATCACGGCTGTATTGTGTAAGCTGCTGGGGTTTGAACACCTGGATGTTGCCGAAGACATCGCCAGCGAGACCTTTCTGTCGGCCTCCGAGCTGTGGGGACTGAAAGGACTGCCGGAGAACCCTGCCGCGTGGTTGTATACCGTGGCGAAGAACAAAGCGAAAAACCATCTGAAACACCGGGCAGTATTTCAGCAAAAAGTATCTGTACAATTAAGTCAGGCTGCCACCAGCGAAGTGCCGGAGCTGGACCTGTCCGCACGGAATATTAAGGACAGCCAGCTGCAGATGATGTTTGCCGTCTGCCACCCTGCCATCTCCCTGGAATCGCAGATAGGGCTGGCGCTCCGCGTATTGTGCGGCTTCGGCATAGAAGAGATAGCGGACGCTTTCCTCACCAGTAAAGATACGATCAACAAACGGCTGTTACGGGCCAAGGAAAAGCTGCGGGAAGAAAATATCGCCATTGCGTTTCCGGCCGCCGCCGAAATCTCCAACCGGCTCGAAGCAGTGCTGCGTACACTTTACCTGCTGTTCAACGAGGGATATTTCTCTGCCAGTCATGACCATTCCCTGCGTAAGGACCTTTGCCTCGAAGCCATGCGGCTCACTTTTCTGCTGACCGAATACGAAGCCACCAATACACCGGCGGTAAATGCCCTGATAGCACTGATGAGCTTTCAGGCGTCCCGTTTTGAAGCACGTACAAACGCCAGCGGAGATACCGTTTTATATGACGACCAGGACACGAGTCTATGGGATGACGACCTGGTGCAGCAGGGAGAGCATTTCCTGAACCTGGCTTCCAAAGGGACCGTTGCATCCAAATATCATTATGAAGCAGGTATCGCCTATTGGCATACCATCAAGGCAGATACGCCCGAGAAATGGGAAAATATACTGCAGCTGTATAACCAGCTGCTGACCGTTGAGTACTCTCCTGTTGCTGCGCTTAACAGGACTTACGCCCTTTCGAGGGCCAACGGTAAGGAGGCTGCTTTGCAGGAAGCAAAAAAGTTATCTCTTAATGACCACTACCAGTATCATCTGCTGCTGGGAGAATTGTATGCCGGGGTTGACAACCGCGCCGCACGCAGTTCTCTTGAAAAAGCATTTGCCTTAAGCCATTCAGCGGCCGACAAAAAAGTCATCGACCAAAAAATACAACAACTTACGGAAACTGACTGATGTTGCTCACCACCAGCTGGTACAATTGCCGTATCACCGATTCCCGGTGCAGGCTAAAAGCGGCGGCGTCACCATCCAGGATGGCGGTTGCCGCTCCGGGGCATGAAAGCCTCTCCCGGAGGGTAGTGCTGACGAGCTCCCGGTGAAAATACAGCGCAATGTCAAATCCTTCGTAGTCCTCGTAGGAAAGCCATTCATACACCACCATAAAAGAGTGCTGACTGCCATTGGGAAGTACCATGGTATCCAGGGGGAGCCAGTAGTTGCGGTGCAATGGTGTGGCTGCTTCCACCGCCAATGCTATTTTACCGATAGCAGCCTCCGGATTGTTTTTTATTTTTCGTAGTATCCTTTCCGTTACTGTATATAATTCCGCTTCTATCGCGTTCAGCGTACGCGGTATATCATAGTGGTGCTGTTCCAGCAGCGACAGTACTAATTCGCGCGGGGCCGCAGTTTTGCCGAATACAATTGCCTCCGCTTCCTGTATAAATAACTGGCGGGCCACCATAACGTCGCCCCCTGCTTTTTCCAGTAACAGCGCGGCATGGCGCAGGCCCACAGGCACCTGTTCCCGTAATTGTTTTATTTGTTCTTCGTGGTCCATCGTTGTACAAAGTAAATATATTTCGCGCGCACCTCAAGTTATCACGCACTTAATGCACTTTCGGGAGGGATGTGCCGGAGAATAATTACTACAAAGGCGTACAATTCAGGGTATACATCCCTCTCCAAAAAAAATTACAAAAATAGTTGGCGATGGCTTCGTGTATGGAACGCAATAGTTGATATGAACCAGCAAAGAACGTTGCCTGATCTCATGTACAGGATTAATACTTCCGACAAAACCACTATCATAAAAATATTATCAAAATCCGACGCAACCCTTACCCTGTCAGCATTACAATCCGATTCACATCAACATTTTTGATAGGTGATCATCGTATGCTTTCCTGTGTTTTCTTTGCACCAAAAAAGAAAACATGACAGACTTTCTTCATATAGACGACAGGGATAGTGACACCTGTATCGCTTCGTTCCGGAAGATTGCAGACACTATCATGAACGACCATCTGTTGCGGGCGGGAGACAACCGCTACCGGATCGTAGACTGTGAGTTTTACTATTGCAGTGATACGCACAACGATCCTTACGCCCATGCGCACGAGCATATTCAAAGCAGTAACGGAGAATGGTATTTCCACGGCACGGGGATGGACATTACCCTTTCCACCGCCCATGCCTTTGGCGGTATAATGATCCGCGGCATTGCGCCAGTGGCGGACAGCCAGCAGCTGCCCTCCCGGGCAGGCACGATAGCGGGCCCGTTGAAAGTGTGCAGAGAGATATTTAAACAATTTGGCAGCGTATTGCGGGAGGAGCCATTGTACTTTGGACTGGAGAACATCTCCACTGTCAGGACACATAACAGCATTGATAAAGCGCGGTTGTTTGCTGTACCGCGTGTGGCGCTGAACACCGCCAAAGATCCCGAAGAAATTTTTTGCGGCCGTCCATACCGCTTTCTCAGCTTCCTCTACTTGCCGCATAAGGAGAGTGAGAAAGCACGCCGGTACCTGATACATCACCCGGAAGATCCCCTATCACCTGTTGAATACGATGCCTACGCGAGCGGCAGATTGTGGTAATACAGCTCCCCGGGCTTCTGCCCGGGGATTTTTTATTTACCTGCGCAGTAGCTGGTTGATGGCAACAAAGCGGTAGCCTCTCTTTTTGAGGTCTGTGACCAGTTGGTCCAGGTGGTTGTAGAATTTATCCGTGCGGGCCGGGTCTGTGCCGATGTGCAGCAACAGCATAAAGCCATTCAGTCCGGCTGGCTGTGTATCCGCATATTGCAGAACAGACCGGTAAATTTCTTCCGAAGAACGATAACTTTTCATGGCCGGTGTGGTGTAGTCTGCATTGGAGCGCGTGCCCGGGGTAAAGTTCACCAGCTGCAGGCCTGCCGCTTTTGTCCACGCGGCGATGGTATCATTGTACCATTCGTAGGGCGGGAGAAAATACGGCGCTGCGCTTTTGTTGATACCAAGGGCCTTCATCCTGCGGTAGTTGGCAGCGAGATCTTTATTGAAAGCTTCACGTGTGATCAAAAGGCTGTCGCGTTTTTGCCAGTCGCAGTACAGCGGATGCTGGTCGGAATGCGGGCCGAGGTAGTGACCATCTGCTTTGAGTTGTTTGATCAGCGGCTGAAAAGCAGGATTGGCATAGAATTTCCCGGTGAGGAAGAAAGCAGCCGGCACTTTTTGCTGCTGCAACACGCGGCGTATCGTCTGCCCCCCGTCCGCAAATTCGTCGCCGGTAAAAACGAGGGTTAGTGTTTTACGGCTGGTGTCACCGCGGATAACGGCGCCGGCAGTGTACGTGTAACCGCTGCCGTTACCCGGCGTAGCAGCAGGATGGCCCATGCCTTCGTGGTCCATGGCAGCCAGCAGGTAGATCAGCGACGCCGTTCCGTCCATGGTAGGCTCATTGGTGCTATAGTCCCCGAAATCGTCATGATACACGGCAAGATCGCTTTGGAACGCTGCGTAGGCGTCCGGTTTAGACAGCTGTATACCGATCAGGTTTTTGTAGATGTTCGTATAGACGGGACCGTCTACCAGCGCACCGTCCAACGGGTAGTGGCCCAGGTGGGTGAAAGCCGAGTGCGGATCTTCCGGTGTGTCGCCGGTAGCGGGCAAGCCATACACCATACTGGTACCCCATGGATTGCAGCCAAAGAGCCAGTCGACGTTAGCCTGTTCCAGCGCTGCATAGGCATCGCTGCCACTCAGCTGCCGGTACCAGTAACACTGGATAGCAAAGGCGGCAGTGAGGTTGTTGCTGCACCAGATAAAGGGAATATAACGGTAGAACGCATTGTTCTTCGCCTGTTGCCATACTTTATCGATGCCTTCCCGGTAGTAACCGGTGATGGTTTGCCGGTCGGCGCCTTTCAGTTGCCGCGCCAGTTCATAGTGTCCCAGGTTAATAAAGGGATACCATTGGTAGTGATGGGCGGTGTCTTTTCCGAGCCAGGGCGTTATTTTCTCCTGCCCGGCATAGTCCAGCGCCTGTTGCCGGTAGGCGTCGTTTCCGTGTAGCCGGTACAGTGAGGCGGCAGCCAGTTCCATATCATCCGTCCAGTTGTCTTCTGCATAGATATAGGGCGATTTTACCGAGGCGGTCTGGCAGACGCCCGGTTGCCAGCGGCCCATATTGTAAGCGGTGAGGGCTTTTTGACGGAGGATACCGGCGTAGGCGGCATCTTTATCTTTCAGCAGGTCATATCCCAGCGCGAAAGCACCGGCGAATTTGCCTGCCGTGGAAGCCACGCCGGTGGTTTGGTTCATGAATTTGCCCCGTACCTGTGGCTGGCCGGAGCAGAAATATACCGGTCGTTCAAAACCTCTGCCATAAAAAGGATCTTCTTTAGGCAGCCGCATCCCGTTGTGATCGCGGTCATCGGCGATCTGGTTGAACATCCAGTTGTCTTGCGGATGCATTTTCGACAGCCAGTCGAGTCCCCAGCGCGCTTCATCGAGGATATCCGGTATTTTGTTGCCGCCTTCGAGGCCGTTGGCCGCGTACCGGTCGCCGAACACCTGCGGAAAATCGCGGTAGGCCGCCAGCAGGTGGTATGTAGCGTTAGCCGATGTGGTGGAATACTGGAGGTAGTCGCTCGCATCATGCCATCCGCCGGCAACATCGATGCGGGTGCTGTCGGGCATGGGTCCGTATAGCGTATAGCCGTCACGGGTATGGCAGGAGTCTTTGAGAAAAGGGTTAAAAAACGACCGTTGCTGGCGCATATACCGCAGGGCGAAGTCCGCCGCGCCGGCATAAACGTTGGGGCCGATACGAAAACAAGGCGACTTCGCGTCTCCCGCCACCAGGTAAAAGGTGCCTGTTTGTCTCCAGCTGCTGAAGTCGAGCCGGGCGGTGGAACTGAATGGACCGTATTGCCCGAAAGATTTGGCCGTACCGGTGAAGACGGTCTTACCACTGGCGGAATCCACCAGCCGGAACCTGGCGGGTGCTTCCGTGTGTTTACCCGCCCATACGGCCGCTTTAATGCCCTGGGGCAGATACCCGAGCTGGTTGATCCGTATCCAGGATTCCGTGGCCGCAATAGCGCCGGACCCGCAGAGGGCCGTCAGCCATAAGGTGATTATAATAGTCAGACAGCTGTTTTTCATCTTCCTGTATTAACATGTTCCGGCAGTTCACTGTTGTGTGCCTGCGACAAATACTTTTTGCACTTTGTACTGGGGATCAAACACTACCAGGTCGGCCCGGCAGCCAGGCTCAATGCGGCCACGGTCTTTCAGGCCCATTAACGTAGCGGGATATACGGTAGCCATGCGCAGTGCTTCTTCCAGTGGGATGCCTGCATGCTCCACGCAGCGCTGCACGGCGCG encodes:
- a CDS encoding DNA-3-methyladenine glycosylase encodes the protein MTDFLHIDDRDSDTCIASFRKIADTIMNDHLLRAGDNRYRIVDCEFYYCSDTHNDPYAHAHEHIQSSNGEWYFHGTGMDITLSTAHAFGGIMIRGIAPVADSQQLPSRAGTIAGPLKVCREIFKQFGSVLREEPLYFGLENISTVRTHNSIDKARLFAVPRVALNTAKDPEEIFCGRPYRFLSFLYLPHKESEKARRYLIHHPEDPLSPVEYDAYASGRLW
- a CDS encoding glycoside hydrolase family 9 protein — encoded protein: MKNSCLTIIITLWLTALCGSGAIAATESWIRINQLGYLPQGIKAAVWAGKHTEAPARFRLVDSASGKTVFTGTAKSFGQYGPFSSTARLDFSSWRQTGTFYLVAGDAKSPCFRIGPNVYAGAADFALRYMRQQRSFFNPFLKDSCHTRDGYTLYGPMPDSTRIDVAGGWHDASDYLQYSTTSANATYHLLAAYRDFPQVFGDRYAANGLEGGNKIPDILDEARWGLDWLSKMHPQDNWMFNQIADDRDHNGMRLPKEDPFYGRGFERPVYFCSGQPQVRGKFMNQTTGVASTAGKFAGAFALGYDLLKDKDAAYAGILRQKALTAYNMGRWQPGVCQTASVKSPYIYAEDNWTDDMELAAASLYRLHGNDAYRQQALDYAGQEKITPWLGKDTAHHYQWYPFINLGHYELARQLKGADRQTITGYYREGIDKVWQQAKNNAFYRYIPFIWCSNNLTAAFAIQCYWYRQLSGSDAYAALEQANVDWLFGCNPWGTSMVYGLPATGDTPEDPHSAFTHLGHYPLDGALVDGPVYTNIYKNLIGIQLSKPDAYAAFQSDLAVYHDDFGDYSTNEPTMDGTASLIYLLAAMDHEGMGHPAATPGNGSGYTYTAGAVIRGDTSRKTLTLVFTGDEFADGGQTIRRVLQQQKVPAAFFLTGKFYANPAFQPLIKQLKADGHYLGPHSDQHPLYCDWQKRDSLLITREAFNKDLAANYRRMKALGINKSAAPYFLPPYEWYNDTIAAWTKAAGLQLVNFTPGTRSNADYTTPAMKSYRSSEEIYRSVLQYADTQPAGLNGFMLLLHIGTDPARTDKFYNHLDQLVTDLKKRGYRFVAINQLLRR